The Salvelinus fontinalis isolate EN_2023a chromosome 9, ASM2944872v1, whole genome shotgun sequence sequence ATAACTCAGTGGTAGCTAGAAATGAGTAGGAGTTGGACGCAACATAACTTCCATCATAAATTAATAAGCGGTTTCAATTTACTTTAATTAACCCTCAGACATGAAGGCTACACGACGTGaaaataatcaaataaaaaatgtcatGACAGCTGGTGTCACTTTATCCATTAATTATTTTTGACCGTTTGCTAGCTTTGAGCCAAGCCAATTAGCTGAACTTAACATAATTTTGTCATGTGTAAAATTTTTCAAAAACTGTAAATGCGATTGACATTGCGTAACTCACAGTGTCCATCATAACTTTCTTCTGCAACACTGCCATCTCCTTCTTCAGCTCCACCTGTGCCCCCTGCAAGAAGGTCTCATGGctcttctccatctcctccatGTTCTTAAAAAGACATTATGACAAACCCAAGAGTTTCAATTATTTTGATTAACTTGATAGAAAGATCTGTTGAAATTGAATCATTCCAAATAGCGTTTTTTTTTGCACTTCAATTTGATAAGTGTTTTGATTTGTACTATAGTGTGTTGTAGAACAGCAGCGAGTTGACTCGTAATTTTGAAATTGGTACTCCCGTAGCATGTGTCTCATGATCCGTAAATACAGAAAACAAACCTGACGGAGAAGTCATCTAGCGAATGCCACAGGAGAGCCGATTTATAAATTAAGTACCATACTGATGTGCAAATCAAAAACACTTGTTAAAAAGTTGTGTAAAATTCCTCATCTGTAATGATGGAATTCCAGCTATGGATCAGTGTCTTTGGGAGCATTTGCACCTGCCTAACATTGTATGAGAAAACTGTCATCTGGGACTCGCCTTAATGAACTGCTCGTATAGCTCTTTGATGGTTTTCAGTTTCTGGCTTTGCACCACTCTAGCCTGCTGGAACAGTTTTTGTTGCTGGCGAAACAAGTTCTATAGTGGAAAAGATAATGTTACATTTTAGCTGTATAATGTATGTGAGTCCCGAAAAAGTTGCATTATCAGTATACAGAGTAGCACTGACATTCAATTTTTCCTCCTGATCCTCTGATTTCTGTGCATCAATCTCCCATTGCTGCAGCACAGATGACACCTGCTGTGAGTACTCCTGAGTCAGCTTCTGCCTGCAAAAACACCCAGTAGACAAAGTTTTCACCGTTACCCAAGACAGATGACAAAGTGCAAAGCAAACATCAGATGTAGGCTAATAAATGTGTAAACTAATGGCAATAAAATTGTGTCTGGGATAGGATTTTGGCCACTACAGTGATATCAAATGTTACCTGCCATGTGTAGTGATTGACGTACCCTACAATGCACCCAAACATAATTATATTCttagttttgttgttgttgctggagTCTGGGAGCTTGATTTGAGAGCATGCATATTGTTTCAAAGGTGATCCAAAAATATTGACACAAAAATTCAACTGGCAGTGTTCATGGTGATTTTAACGAGAACAAAGCCAAACTTTCATGTAGAAAGTATACTTCTGATTGGTACATTTGTATTCTTCAGCTCCATCTGAATAAAGAACCTTGCTAAACAAAGAATGCAGACAATATTTTCGGACAATTGTTTTCACGTAATGTATATGACAAACTGGGTGCCATCTGTGTGTACAtttgatatatatttttatttaacctttatttaactaggcaagtcagttaagaacaaattcttctttacaatgatggcctacaccggccaaacccggatgacgctgggccaattgtgcgctgccctatgggactcccaatcactgccggttgtgatacagcctataTTCAATGCCAGGAGGTGTTGCTGAGGTGAAGGAGGGCTGACACTGCCTCACACAATCTCTGGTCTCAGCAGGTGTTGTTACCTTTGTGCATACTGGGTATTCCACAGCTGCTCCAGTTTCTGATTGCTGCCCTTCAGTGTGCTCTTGGTGAAGGTCTCTAAACGTTTCCTCTTGGCCTGCATGGCTTTGCTTATATCAGCTATGAAACAAATACTAATTTGAGACAAACATTTATTAAAGAACATAGCATACGCCTACCTTTGGTTACGACAACCTTAACCAACAGTTATTTTAGAGTATTCAATATATAGCTATTGGCTAGCTAAAATAAATCACATTGTGATAAACTTGCCTCCAAATCTCTCCAACATGGTTTGTACCTCGTTCCTAGGGAATGCCAAGATTCAAGAAACAATTAAAAGAATGAAGGCTCAATTTGACGATTATAACAGGCCGTTGCTGGTATGAAGCTTAGTTTATGTTATCCAACTTTATAACTTACCCCACTCCAACTTTTAGATCATCCTCCTCAAATGACCTTTTCTTGGCCATCTTGTCAACAACAGGAGTTTCATCTATGGACATTGGCAGAGATGAAGGTGATAAGATACCACATACggcaaattagctagctagcccaaATTGGATCAGAAAACCAATTGCCTTTGCAAAGCTAAcgtcagttagctagctagatacctTCTCGTATGTCATCCTCTGAACAACTCAGTTCTGTCTTTTCGTCCTCAAGTGCGAAATCAAACGATTTTATGTCAGTTGAGTCTTCTGCATGCTTCGTTTTCTTTGACTGTTTTCTCCCAGTGGAGGCCATTAACAGTATCGGACGTGTGTTATTCTAGCCAAAAATCTAAGGAACACACTAGACTAGCTAACTACTGTTAATTTACGTCAACGTTTAAATTAAGTGAGGACGAGTACTAGTCACTGCTACCGCTATAACCTACTGTAATTTCGACATAAGTCAAATGTTTATCAGTTGCTAATACTGTATATGTTTTAACAGTCGTCGGTCAGTCTACGTTATGGTTACGTTGTTACTGCTGTAACGTTACCACAGAGTCTCTAAAGTAAACTGTACTTGATGTTCCTGCTGGTCTGTTCCCGCCAAGGAAAATATAATTGGTTCTCCAGGATTTCGCGCCACAATAGCACGAGCTTGCTATGAAATCTAAAGAGATAGGACGACCTAAACCAGACTTCAAAGACACTCAAATCCAGATCTTGTAGTCCTATCTAGGCTAGCTAGAAGAGTACAGGGATCAAATATACAGTAGCTGCAAGCAGCAATGCCACAATTTGACACATTTCCCTATAACAAGTTACATCAGTACTGTTTACCAGGCTTGCCAAATATCAGAACTccaaattcaaaaggcacttgcacatctgagcaatcttttttgcgggtgcatggtaacagttgaacaagatgaaggaaaagggAAACAGCACACTGCTCCTGATAGCAACAATGAactttaataagcttacgtatcggcctcacggccttcgtcctTCGTCAAAAGATccgacgaaggccgtgaggccgatacgtaagcttattaaagtTCAGTgttactatcaagagcagtgtgctgtTAATTTTTTCCTTCAAATATCAGAACTCAAAATCAAACTGATCATGCAAGATAATATTATTTTGATGTGTTGTGGACCATTTAAGGATATTGATTACTTTAAAACGTATTCATCTACAGAATCTGCACCAAATTTGGCATACAGCATCTATTGATGCACATCTTCAAACACAATATTTTCCAAGACTCTTGCGCAAATGATATAGCCGGTATGAGCCAATGAGCTTGTGTGAATGATTTGTCCTGTCTAACAACGCCACCATGTGGCCAAACAAAAACTATAGGGTAGCTAGACTCATATCCTTGAGCATTTTTGCCAAATTTCATCACTCTGAGTCAAAAAGATTGAGATATAAACATGGGCCCGTTATAGCGGGTGGTTGATCTATGGTTGATCTATACTcggctatacttggccttgtctcaggatggtaagttggtggttgaagatatccctctagtggtgtgtgggctgtgctttggcaaagtgggtggggttatatcctgcctgtttggccctgtttgggggtatcatcggatggggccacagtgtctcctgacccctcctgtctcagcctccagtatttatgctgcagtagtttatgtgtcggggggctagggtcagtctgttatatctggagtatttctcctgtcttatccggtgtcctgtgtgaatttaagtatgctctctctaattctatctttctttctttctctctctaggaggacctgagccctaggaccatgcctcaggactacctggcatgatgacttcttgctgtccccagtccacctggccgtgctgctgctcctgttccaactgttctgcctgtggctatggaaccctgacctgttcaccggacatgctacctgtcccagacctgctgttttcaactctctagagacagcaggagcggtagagatactctcaaatGATCGGCTGTGAAAAGCcagctgacatttactcctgaggtgctgacctgttacaccctcgacaactactgtgattattattatttgaccatgctggtaatttatgaacatttgaacatcttggccatgttctgttataatctccacccgacacagccagaagaggactggccacccctcatagcctggttcctctctaggtttcttcctaggttttggcctttctagggagtttttcctagccaccgtgcttctacacctgcattgctagctgtttggggttttaggctgggtttctgtatagcactttgagatatcagttgatctaagaagggctttataaatacgttTGATTTGATCTGAATGGGCTTAGATATGTTGAGTTTTGACAGTGTTTGGAACATGTGTAGACCACACCCACATTAATATTTATTGGTCAGTAGAGGCCATTTGGTTTGAGATGTTGTCTTGCAAAATAGTAATTTGTGAGAGATTGGTCCATAGATGCCACATATCAAGTTTTGTGCAGATCGGTAATTTGGTGCCAGAGGAGTAGCGTTTTAAGTGTTTTTCACAAAATTCTAGGGTTTTTGTTCCTTATGAGGAGAGGGACCAATGTACCAAATTTCATGACTCTAGGTCACACGGGTTGAGGGGTGTTACTTTTCAATGTTTGCATCTGTTATAGAATTTGTTATAGAACCACTATATGGCCAATTGGCATGGCATTTGGCCCTTTACCATCATGCCAGGTTGCTTCCTAGGCCTCACTATTTCACAGGAATTTTGCATTTTAATTTGGCCTTGTGaaagaaatgaaatgaaatgaacatttttgggtcacatacacatatttagcagatgttattgcaggtgtagcgaaatgcttgtgttccgaactccaacagtgcagtagtatctaacagttcacaacaatacacagaaATATAAaagttaaaaaatgtaattaagaaatatataaatattaggacgagcaatgttcgAGTGGCATTGAcataaatacagtagaatatagtatatatatacaaaattagTAAAGCAGAATGtaagcattattaaagtgactaatgttccattattaaagcgACCAGTGATGCCATGTCTGTGTACATAGggaagcagcctctaaggtgcagggctgagtaactgggtggtagccggctagtgatggctatttaacagtctgatggccttgagatagaagctgtttttcagtctctcggtcccagctttgatgcacctgtacttacctcgccttctggatgatagcagggtgaacaggccgtggcttcgGTGgtggatgtccttgatgatctttttggcctaccTGTGACatagggtgctgtaggtgtcctggagggcaggcagt is a genomic window containing:
- the sycp3 gene encoding synaptonemal complex protein 3, with amino-acid sequence MASTGRKQSKKTKHAEDSTDIKSFDFALEDEKTELSCSEDDIREDETPVVDKMAKKRSFEEDDLKVGVGNEVQTMLERFGADISKAMQAKRKRLETFTKSTLKGSNQKLEQLWNTQYAQRQKLTQEYSQQVSSVLQQWEIDAQKSEDQEEKLNNLFRQQQKLFQQARVVQSQKLKTIKELYEQFIKNMEEMEKSHETFLQGAQVELKKEMAVLQKKVMMDTQQQEMATVRKSLQSMLF